From the Sphingomonas brevis genome, the window CAACCTCATCACCATGCAATTCGCCCGCACCCAGGCCGTCACCCATGTCGGCCGATCGGGGCGCAAATTGCCCAGGCTGGCAATGGTCGGCGATATTGTGATGCGCGCCCTGCTGTGGCTGTCGCTGCCGGTATTGTCCTTCTCGATGCTTGGTGCGCAAAGCCAGATGGTTGCCGCGACCCTGATCGCCGGGCTTGGCATTGCCGCGCTGGGCCTGGTCGTCGTCCCGACCTGCGTCACCGCCTGGATGGCGATTTTCACCGCCGGCCTCAGCTATTCGCTGCTGGTCGGCCGGCACAGCATTCCGCTCGACAATATGATGGCGATCCTGTTCACGCTTGGCGTCGCCACGGTCGGCGTGTTGACCGTGGCCCGCTGGGCATTCGGCCAGTTGAAGACCAATGCCGATTTCGGATCCCAGTCGGAAAGCGCCAGCCTGTTGCTGCAGGAATATGAGCAGCGCGGCGTCGGCTGGCTGTGGCAGGTCGATGGCGAAAATCGCATCACCTATATTTCCTCGCGAATGACTGCCTTGCTCGGCCGCCCGGCCAGCGCGCTGCTCGGCCATTCCATGCCATCCTTGCTTGGCGGCCATGCCGAGCTCGGCCGGGTGCTGCTGGAGAAGCAGCCGTTCAGCAATCTGGAGATGGAGCTGCAGACCGCGCGCGGCCCGCGCTGGATTTCGATCGCTGGCGACCCGATCGTGGATACCGCCGGACGTTTCGAGGGGTTCCGCGGAGTGGGCAGCGACATCACCGAGATCCGCCACACCCAGGAACGGCTGACCCACCTGGCCAATATGGACGTGCTGTCGGGCCTCCCCAATCGCGGGCGGGTTCGCCAGCTTCTCGGCGAGGCGCTGCGGATGGCGACAGCCGGCAATGTGCCTTGCGCGATCATGTTCCTCGACCTCGACGGGTTCAAGCCGGTCAACGACACCTTCGGGCATCCGAAGGGCGATGCTGTGTTGCAGGCCGTCGCCAAGCGGCTGTGCGACCAGGTCGGCCCCGACGGCCATGTTGGCCGGATGGGCGGCGACGAATTCGCCATCGTCATCACCGATGCCCAGTCGCGCAAGAAGATCGAGCAGATGGCCGACGGCATCATCGGTGCGATCAAAGAACCATATATGATCGACCAGACCGAGATCCGCATCGGCGTTTCGATCGGCTGCGCCTTCGGCCCGATCGATGGCGCCACCGTCGACGATTTGATCCTGAAGGCCGACCTTGCGCTGTACGAGGCCAAGGGCGCCGGACGCGGCATCGCCAAATATTTCTCGTCGGAGCTGCAAACCGAACAGGATGACCGGGTGCGGCTGGAGAACGACTTGCGCGGCGCCATTGCCGCCAAGCAATTCCACCTGGTCTACCAGCCGCTGGTCAATGCCAAGACCCAGAAGCTGGTCGGCTTCGAAGCGCTGATCCGCTGGAACCATCCGCAGCGCGGCTTCGTCCCGCCCAACGTGTTCATCCCGGTCGCGGAAGAGAGCGGCCTGATGCCGGTGATCGGCGAATGGGTCATCGAAGAAGCGGTCCGCTCCGCGGCAACCTGGCCCGAGCCGATTACGGTCGCGCTCAACGTCAGCCCCAAGCAGATAATCCTTCCGTCGCTGCCCAACGTCGTCAGCCAGGCCCTTGGCCGCTACAAGTTGCCGGCCAACCGGCTGGAGCTCGAAGTCACCGAAGGCGTGTTCCTGGGCGGCGAGAGTGCAACCCTGGACGTGCTTAAGCGCCTGCGTGCGCTCGGCGTCGGCATCGCGCTCGACGATTTCGGAACGGGCTATTCTTCGATCGGTTATTTGAACAAAGCCGTATTCCACAAGCTCAAGATCGACGGCAGCTTTGTCCGCGAAGCCGGGTCCCGCCAGGAGAATGTCGCGATCATCCAGTCGATCGTCCAGCTGGCCAAGAGCTTCCGCATGTCGGTCACCGCCGAGGGCGTCGAGACCGCCGAGGACTTCGAGCGGATGCGCGACCTCGGCTGCGACACCATCCAGGGCTATTTGTTCGGCCGGCCCCTTTCCTATGAGCGTGCCAACCAGATGGTGCTCGGCCTCGGCGCCAAGCGCATGGCCGGCTGATCCACCGCCGGCCATAAGGCCAGCTTTTCTACCAACAGCCAAATTTTGGCGACGGCGGGTGCCGCCGAAGGTTCCCCATTCGTTCTCTTTCTGGCAATGAAGGCTGGCGCTTGTGGGCATATCCACCCGGCGCTTTCCAGGGGAACTTCTTGAGCCGCCACCTGCCAGCTCGCCTTGCCGCCCTGTCGATCGCCGCCAGCGCCTTCGCGACCCCGGCCATCGCTCAGCGAACCGGCGAGAATGCGGTGACGTCCGCCGACGATGCCTTCGGCACCAGCGTCGGCAACGAATCCATCGGGCTCTACAGCACCGAAGAGGTGCGCGGCTTCAGTCCCGCGGCGGCGGGCAACATCCGCATCGACGGACTTTATTTGGGCGGGATTGTCATCGGCAATCAGCGGATCCAGTCGGGGTCGGACGTTCGCGTCGGCCTGTCCGCGCAGGGCTATGCCTTTCCGGCGCCGACCGGCATCGTCGAGCTGTCGCTGCGGCCGGCAGGTGATGAGCCGGCCCTGTCCGGCGTCCTGTACGGCGGACAAAGCCAGATCGGCTTCGATCTCGATGGGCAAATGCCGGTCAGCGACACGCTAAGCTTCGCCGGCGGCATTGCCTTCAACAGTTTAAGGGATTTTCCCGGCGGCGATGTCGGCAATTATTTCGATTTCGGAATTGCGCCGGCCTGGCGCCCTCGCGAAGGGACCGAAGTCCGGGCTTATTACGGCATCCAGATCGCGCCCAAGGATGTCAGCACGCCATTCACTTTCGTCGACGGGACCGAGCTTCCGCCGCACCTTCCCAATCATCTGCATGGCCAGAAATGGGCGGCATGGAAGAACCACTTCCGCACCATGGGGCTGTTCGGCCACTCGACCTTCGGCGATTGGCGGCTTAGCGGCGGCCTGTTCCACCACATCATCGACAGCAAGCGCAGCTTCAATACGTTGTTCGTCAACACGCAGGCGGACGGCACCGCCGACTTCCTGGTAAATATCCATCCGCCCCGAACCACCGAGTCCAACGCCGGGGAAGTACGGCTGTCGCGATCCTTCGAAGAGGGGCCGCGGCGCCACGTCATTCACCTCAATGTCCGAGGCGGCACCCGGCGAGGAGACTTCGGCGGCGAAGCCGTGGTCGACCTTGGCGAAATCAACATAAGCGAAGGTCCCCCGGAATTTCCGGAACCCGACGTGACATTTGGCGAAGAGACGATCGACAAGGCGCGCCAGCTGGGCGTGGGGTTGGCCTATCACGGCCGTTGGCAGGATGTCGGCGAATTCAGCATCGGGATCCAAAAGGTCAAATACCGCAAGTCCATCGACGCGCCGGAAGAGGAGCCGATCGTAACCCGCGCCCAGCCATGGCTGTGGAACGCGACGCTGGCGATCAACCTGGCCAAGGGCCTGGTCGCTTACGCCGGCTATACCAAGGGCCTCGAAGATAGCGGCATCGCTCCCGAAATCGCGGTCAACCGAAGCGAGGCGCCGCCGGCGCTACTGACCAATCAGCGCGACTTCGGCATCCGTTATGCCTTTGGCCCGATGCGGCTGGTCCTTGGCGCATTCGATGTTCGGAAGCCCTATTTCAACCTGGATCCGGGCCTGGTTTACAAGCAGCTTGGAACTGTCCGGCATCGCGGCATCGAAATCTCGCTGGCCGGTGAACCGATCAAGGGGCTGAACGTCGTCGCCGGAGCCATATTGATGAAGCCGCGAGTGTCAGGCGAAGCTGTCGAGCTTGGGCTGATCGGCGACAAGCCGGTCGGAATCGCGGAACGCACCGCCAGCCTGTACCTCGACTATCGAATGCCTTGGGAGGAGCGGTTGTCGCTCAATCTCGGCATCCAGCATCTCAGCATGCGAGAAGGCAACACCGAAAATACGCTGACCATTCCCGGCCGGACGCAGGTCAATGTCGGCGGCCGTTATCGCTTTGAGCTCGCCAAGCTGCCGGCGACCTTGCGGCTGCAGGTCAACAACCTGCTCAACGACTATGCGTGGAATGTGACCGGCAGCGGAGCATTGCGGCGTACCTTTCCGCGCCGCGCCAACGCCACCTTGTCGATCGACTTCTAGGCCGGCTCCAGCGCCGCCCGGACTGCTTCTTCCAGCGCTGCCGCACGGAATGGCTTGAACAGGACATTGGCATTCGGTGCCGCTTTGCGGATTTCATCGGTCTCGCTGTAGCCGGACACGAACAGGATTGCCTGGTCGGGGTTGGTGGCGATGATGTGAGCCGCGACTTCCGCGCCCGACAGGCCAGGCATGACATAGTCGATGATTACCAGATCGGGCCGGCTTGAGCCGAACCGCTCGATCCCGTCGACGCCGTCTGCGGCCTCGATCACGTCATGGCCATATTCCTCGAGGCTTGCGGTAATGAAGTGGCGCACCTCTTCGTCGTCATCGATCACCAGCACCGTCGCCTGACCCCGGCCGCGCCGGAGTTCGTCGCCGGTCCGGCCGCCGCTGGCCGGGACCTCGGCGTCGCGGTCGGCCCGGCGGAAGAACAGCCGGACCGTCGTCCCGATGCCGGGCGTGCTATCGATCTTGACCGCGCCGCCCGACTGACGCGCCATGCCATAGACCATCGACAGCCCGAGGCCAGTGCCCTTGCCAACTTCCTTGGTCGTGAAAAATGGCTCGAACGCCCGAGCAAGGGTGTCCGCGTCCATCCCGCTGCCGGTGTCGGCGATCGACAATTCAACATAGGTGCCAGGTTCGAGCTCGGCATCGTCGCCGATCCGCAGCTTGCGCGTGCTTAAGGTCAGTGTCCCTCCGTCCGGCATTGCGTCGCGGGCGTTGATCGCCAGGTTAAGCACGGCGACTTCCAGCTGGGTCGGGTCGGCCAGCACCGGCGTCAAATGCGGATCGAGGTCGAACACTTTCTCGATACCCGGCCCCAGCACATTGCGGAGCAAGGGCCGCATTTCCTCGATCAGCGGAGCGACATAGGTCGGCTTGACCTCCAGCCGCTGCACGCGACTGAACGCGAGCAGCTGGGCGGTCAGTCGGGCGCCGCGCTCGGCCGCCGCCAGCGCATTGGTGGCATAGCGATTGAGCCGCTCGTCCGTTACCTGCTTGGCGATCAGGTCGAGCCCGCCGACGACGACAGTGAGCAGATTGTTGAAGTCGTGAGCGATGCCTCCAGTCAGCTGCCCCAGCGCCTCCATCTTTTGCGCCTGGCGGAGCTGGTCCTGCGCCTCGACCAGCTCGGCGGTGCGGTCCGCGACCTGCCGCTGCAGCTCTGTCTCGGCCGCCTTGGCCTCGCTAATGTCGCTGGCCGCGCCGATGAAGCCGGACAGCTCGCCGTCGGGGCCGAACCGCGGCTGTGAAACCGAGCGGAGCCAACGCCATTCGCCGTCATGCCGCCTGTAGCGCGCTTCCAGGGTAAATGGCTTGCCGCTGGCTTCCCCGGCAACGCTTTCCGCTACCAGACGAGCCTGATCGTCGGGATGGATCCGCTCGCGCCAATCCAGGACCCTGGCCTCCTCGCGCGACATGCCGGCAAACTCAGCATAAGCGTCATTGACGAAATCGCGGGTCCGATCGAGGTGGGTAACCCACATCATCGCCGGAGCGGAATTCGCAATCCGCCGAAAACGTGCTTCGCTTTCCTTAAGAGCTCGCTCGGCGGCACGTTGCTCGGTGATGTCCTGCACCAGGATGATCATGCCGATGACATTTCCCTCGGCGTCGCGCTGCGGGACATAATCGGCCTGGACCGCAAGCAGTCCGCGTGTCGGATGGTGGAAGTCGGCCGCGAAGAACTGGCGTTCGCCCGCCAGCGCCGCGTCGAACAAAGGTTTTCGCGCCCGGTAATCCTCCTCGCCCAGCATGTCCGACATCCGGCGGCCGAGAATGTCCTTGCGCGGCCGCTCGAACCAGTCGGCCAGCGCCCGATTGACGAAACTGTAGCGCTCGTCTCGGCCGATGAACGCGATCATGATCGGCAATGCGTCGGCGACGGCGAGAATTTGGGCGAAATCAATGGTTGTCGCGAAATCGGGCATGGCGCCACGGCCAGCGGTTTCAGCCGCCGCCAAGTCTCGCGCTACTTCCGCGATGCCGCCCGCAGGCGAATCAGCTTTCCCCCGGCCCGCCATGGCGCCAAGCTGACTCGATTCTCCTGCGAAGTCATCTCTTCTGTGGATAAGTCTGCCTTAACCTGGATTAATCGAAATGCAGCCGACGATAGCTGCCGCGGAAATAGAGCAAGGGGTCCAATCCTGGCTCGAAGGTCGCCTTCTTAACCTCGCCGACCAGGATGAAATGGTCGCCACCATCATGGATTGCGTGGCGCGCGCATTCGAAGACCGACAGCGAGTCGAGCAGTACCGGGACCCCATGCTCGCCCATGCTCCAGGCGGTGCAGCCGAACCGGTCCTCAACTCGGGTTGAGAAGGTGATCGAGGCCGGCTGCTGCTCGGTCTGCAGTACATTGACCGCGAAGTTTCGGGCCTTGCTCAGCGGCTCGGCGCTGGCCGCCATCTTGGCGACACAGACCAGGAGGAGCGGCGGGTCGAGGCTGAGCGAGGTAAAGCTATTGGCGGTAAGACCGATCGGAACCCCTGCCGAATCCAGGCAGGTAACCACCGTAACGCCGGTCGCGAAACAGCCGAGCGCGTCACGCAGGGTACGCGGATCCGAACCGGTTCGATACTCTCTGGTGACGGGGGCGTCGGTCATCATCGCCGCCATAGCGGCCCCCGCCTGCCAATGTCACGCCGCCAAAGCCCTGTCCCAACGGGAGAGGGTTGGGAGAGGGGCTATCGGGACAGTCGCTTCAACCCGTCGAGATGGAGCGCTTCCAGCGCATGGGCCGCGCAGTCCAGCGAATCCGACACGAAATAGAGTGGTTGGAAGGCGTCGCTGCGGTAGGCGGCATTGGCAGCATCGTGCAGCGTGAAGCGGGGGCGCGGCACGTCAGCCTCGATGGCGAAATGCGCCTCGCCGAAGCTCGACGCCAGGCCGGCGCCGAGGATCTTCACCTCGCCGCGCTCGCGGGCAAGACCAAACTCGACGGTGTGCCAGTAGAGCCGCGAAATCGTTTCACCCTGTCCGCTTGCGACTGCCTCCACGCCAAGGCGCCCCATTGCCTCCATCAGCCGCGCGACCGGCTCATGCGCCAGCAGCGGCACATGACCGAAAATGTCATGGAAGCAATCGGGTTCCTCGAGATAGTCGAGATTGTCGGCCGAGCGGATGAAATTGCCGATCGGGAAGCGCCGCTCCGCCAGCATGGCGAAAAAGGCATCGTCCGGAACCAGCCCCGGAACAGAAACGCAGCGCCAGCCCGTCAGCGTCTCCAACCGTTCATTGAGGCGCCCCAACTCGGGAATGCCCGGCCGGTCGAGGCTCAGCTTGGGAATGCCTTCGAGAAACGGCGTGACGATCCGCGACCCGAGGTAGGGCAGTTGCCGCGCGAACAGCGTGTCCCACACGCCGTGCTCTTCGGCGGTGAAATGATGCCAGTCCTGCGCAGCGAGATAGTCCTGCCAGCGCGCAGGCTGGGGTTTCTCAATCTCGGCGAAATCGGGCTGGAACATTCGAAGACTCCTGGGTCGTGAAGGCAACAAAAAAACCCCGCCGAAGCGAGGCTTGGCGGGGCGGTGGTTCCGGGCTGGGCGCGTCCCGCCTCAGCCGGTCTCCACCGCGTCAAGATAATAGAGGGCCGCGGCCTGACACACGGTCGGCGCAACAAGGAAAAGGACGGCGGTTGCGGTCATCAGGGACGCCTTATCGCATCATCACCCTGAACGGAAGATGGCCGGTTACGATCCCGTCGCGGCGCGGTTTCGTCCATCGTCAGGAACAGCGGCAGCACCGCTAGGGCGACCACCGCGATCATGACGCCCGGCACACTCGGCCAGCCGGTGGTTTCCAGCAGTCGCTGCGCGACATAGGGCGTCAGCCCACCGAAGAGTGCAGTCGCGAAAGTCGCGCCAAGCGCCAGCCCGCTGAGCCGTCCCTCGCCCCCGAACTGCTCGGCGGTGGCGACCGCGCCGACCGCGCTGATTCCGCCCGCAACCATAGCCAGGACGACGGCGCCGAGCAGCACTCCGGCCTGGCTGGCGCCCGCCATCAGCGAGAACATCGTCGCCGGCAGGATGGCGCTGGCAAGGCACAGGGCGGCGAGCACCGGCTTGCGGCCATGGCGGTCCGACAGCAGGCCCACGAGCGGCGTCACGGCGATCACCATCACCGCCGCCAGGGTCGACAGCCACAACGAATCCGCTTCGGCCATCGCGCCTGCCGTGGTCAGGAACGCCGGTACATAGGTAATGCCGACATAATAGGTGATCGAACCCAGCGAGGAGATAGCAAAAGCCCGCAAGATGCCGCCTCGGTGCCGGGTCAGGGTGTGACGGATCGGATTGTCCGGCACCGTCCCTTCCACTCGCTGCCGCTCGAAGTCGGGAGATTCGGCCATTGCATGGCGGGCGATCCAAACGCTTCCTGCCAGCAATGCGCCGAACAGGAAGGGTATCCGCCAGCCCCAGCTGTCGAGGTCGGGCCCGCTCAACAGGCTGACGGTGACAGCCGAAATGCCGACCGCGAGCAGGGCGCCGACTTCACTGGCCGCCGCGGCGAAGGAAGTGACGAGTCCGCGCCGCTCGTCCCTTGCTCCTTCCAGCAGATAGGCAACGACTCCCGTATATTCGCCGCCGACCGCGAAGCCCATCACGCAGCGCAGCAGTATCAGCGCCCATCCGGCCGCGGGGCCGATTGCCGCGCGCGTGGGCAGCAAGGCGATCGCCAGCATCGCTGCGGTCATCAATGCGACCGACAACAGCAAGGTTTGACGCCGGCCGAACCGGTCGCCGATATGGCCGAAGAACAGGGCCCCGAGGGGACGCATCAGATAGGCGATGGCGAAACCGGCCAGGGTAATGAGCAGCGAATCATGGCCGCCGCCGAAGAACACGCGGGAAAGGACCGTCGCGAAGTAGAGATAGAGGGTAAAATCATACCATTCGACGATGGTAGAGAAGGCAGCGATCGCCTTCGACCCGCGCGATACCTCCACCGCGGCAGGATCAGCCACCGGCCAGCCCGTTGATGGCCTTCGCCAGATCGATGTCGCGGTCGGTCACGCCGCCCGTGTCATGAGTCGTCAGGCGAAAGTCGACCCGGTTCCAGACGTTGGTGAATTCCGGGTGATGATCGACCTTCTCGGCGTACATCGCGACGCGGGCAATCAGGCCGAATGCCTCCGAAAAATCCTTGAAGCGAAAGCTCCGCTCCAGGGCCTTGCCGTCATCGCTCAGTGTCCAGCCTTGGGGAATATCCATCGGCACCCCTTATCACCGCCATCCAATTATTTCCTGTCCTACAGACGATACGGGAGCTAGGGGAGCGCCGACATGACTTGCTTGCCGCTCAAGCCGTCGCAAGGGCCCGTTTCACGGGCGTGACTCGTGCGCGCACGCGTTGCTAGTGTGAACTTTGTGACGTTTCGCGGCGCGAAGACTGGAGAAAATATCATGGCCACCGCCACTTCCGTCGAGCTCGGCCCGCTGGGACTGGAGAACCCGATGGGCACTGACGGCTTCGAGTTCGTCGAATATGCCGCACCGGATCCCGAGCTTCTGCGCTCGCTGTTCGCCAAGATGGGCTTTCCGGCCGTCGCCCGGCACAAGCGCAAGAATGTGACGCTGCACCGGCAGGGCGACATTAATTTCATCATCAACGCGGAAGCCAATAGTTTTGCCGAGCAGTTCGCGGTCGATCATGGCCCCTGCGCCTGCGCGATGGCGTTCCGGGTCAAGGACGCCAGGGCCGCCCATGCCCGCGCGCTCAGCCTCGGCGCGACCGACGTCAAAAGCGACGTCGCCGAGGGCGAGCTGGACATACCGTGCATCGAGGGGATCGGCGGGTCGCGGCTCTACTTCGTCGACCGTTACGGCCGCACCGGCACCATCTACGACGTCGACTTCGACTATTTACCCGACGCGGCCCAGCAGGAAGCGAGCCATGCTTCCCACCTCACCTATCTCGATCACCTGACCCACAATGTGAATCGCGGCCGGATGAACCATTGGGCCGAATTTTACGAGCGGCTCTTCAACTTCCGCGAGATCCGCTATTTCGACATTGAAGGAAAGGTCACCGGCCTGTTCTCCAAGGCGATGACCAGCCCCTGCGGAAAGATCCGCATTCCCCTGAACGAGAGCCAGGACGACAAGAGTCAGATCGAGGAGTTTTTGCGCGAATATAAGGGCGAAGGCATCCAGCATATCGCGCTTGGGTCGGACGACATCTACCAGACGGTCGACATCCTTCGATCGCGCGGAATTCCGTTCCAGGACACGCCAGACACTTATTATGAGCTGGTCGACGAGCGGGTGAAGGACCATGGCGAACCCACTGCCGAGCTGGAAAAGCGCCGCATCCTGGTCGACGGAGCCCCGACCGAGGGCCAGGGCCTGCTGCTTCAGATCTTCACTCAGAATGTGATCGGACCGATCTTCTTCGAGATCATCCAGCGCAAGGGCAACGAGGGTTTCGGCGAGGGCAATTTCAAGGCGCTGTTCGAGAGCATCGAGCTCGACCAGATCCGCCGCGGGGTGGTTTGAGCGTCGCCGAGGCCAAGCCAAGCGGAGCAAAGCGAGTGCGGCTTGAGCGAGAGACGACGCGACGCGGACCGACTGCGAGACCAGCCGAATGAGCGAGACTGGCGCCGACGCGCTGGCCGAGCGCGTGGCCTTCGCCATGCTGGCGGCTGAAGGCACCGGCAAGGCCTGGGGCATCCAGATCGAGGAAGCGCGCGAAGGCTATTCGCGCATTCGCATGAAGCTTACCGCCGACATGCTGAACGGCCACGGCAAGGCGCATGGCGGGATGGTCTATGCGCTGGCCGACACGGCCTTCGCCTATGCCTGCAACAGCCGCAACGTCAGGACCGTGGGCGCGCAGGCGACGATGGTGTTCCTTGACGGAGCGGAGCTGGGCGAGGTGCTGGTGGCGGAAGCGCAGGAGGCGGCTCTTGTCGTCCGGTCCGGCGTCTACAATGTCAGCGTGCGGACCGACGCCGGCAGGCCGGTGGCCGAGTTTCAGGGATTTTCGAGAAGCATCGGCGGTCCCTATATCGAGACCGGAGACAGTGAGTGACCGAAGCCTTTATTTGCGACGCCGTCCGCACGCCGATCGGCCGCTATGGCGGAGCGCTGAGCGGGGTCCGCCCCGACGATCTTGCCGCGATTCCGCTGAGGGCGCTGAAGGAGCGCAACCATGGCGTCGACTGGTCGGCGCTCGACGATATTATCCTTGGCTGCGCCAACCAGGCCGGCGAGGATAACCGCAATGTCGCGCGCATGGCGGCGCTTCTGGCGGGGCTTGGAACGAGCGCTCCGGGCACGACCGTCAACCGGCTGTGCGGATCCGGGCTCGATGCGGTGGCGATGGCGGCGCGGGCGATCAAGGCGGGTGAGGCAGAGCTGATCGTCGCCGGCGGCGTCGAAAGCATGACCCGCGCGCCATTCGTCATGCCCAAGGCCGAAAGCTCGTTCAGCCGCGCCAATGCGGTCTACGACACGACGATTGGCTGGCGGTTCGTCAACAAGGCGCTGAAGGCCGAGTATGGCATCGATTCGATGCCTGAGACCGCCGAGAATGTCGCCGAGGAGTTTCAGGTCAGCCGGGAGGACCAGGACAGGTTCGCGGCGGAAAGCCAGCGCCGGGCCGCCGCCGCCCAGGCCAATGGCCGGCTCGCCGCGGAGATCGTGCCGGTGACCATTCCGCAGCGCAAGGGCGATGCGATCGTCGTCGATCGCGACGAGCATCCGCGAGAAACCAGCGTCGAGGCGCTTGCCAAACTAAGGCCGATCGTCCGCGAGGACGGGTCGATCACCGCCGGCAACGCCAGCGGGGTCAACGATGGCGCGGCGGCGCTGATCGTCGCGTCGAAGGCGGCGGTCGAGAAATATGGCCTCACTCCGCGCGCCAGAGTGCTTGGCGGG encodes:
- the paaI gene encoding hydroxyphenylacetyl-CoA thioesterase PaaI, translating into MSETGADALAERVAFAMLAAEGTGKAWGIQIEEAREGYSRIRMKLTADMLNGHGKAHGGMVYALADTAFAYACNSRNVRTVGAQATMVFLDGAELGEVLVAEAQEAALVVRSGVYNVSVRTDAGRPVAEFQGFSRSIGGPYIETGDSE
- the pcaF gene encoding 3-oxoadipyl-CoA thiolase, giving the protein MTEAFICDAVRTPIGRYGGALSGVRPDDLAAIPLRALKERNHGVDWSALDDIILGCANQAGEDNRNVARMAALLAGLGTSAPGTTVNRLCGSGLDAVAMAARAIKAGEAELIVAGGVESMTRAPFVMPKAESSFSRANAVYDTTIGWRFVNKALKAEYGIDSMPETAENVAEEFQVSREDQDRFAAESQRRAAAAQANGRLAAEIVPVTIPQRKGDAIVVDRDEHPRETSVEALAKLRPIVREDGSITAGNASGVNDGAAALIVASKAAVEKYGLTPRARVLGGAVAGVPPRIMGIGPAPATNRLLDRLSLQVGDLDVIELNEAFAAQGLAVMRQLGLPDDAAHVNPNGGAIALGHPLGMSGARLAMTATEELQRAGGRYALATMCIGVGQGIALALERV